The following coding sequences are from one Acomys russatus chromosome 16, mAcoRus1.1, whole genome shotgun sequence window:
- the Ern1 gene encoding serine/threonine-protein kinase/endoribonuclease IRE1 yields MLSISLQTFASASTVTLPETLLFVSTLDGSLHAVSKRTGSIKWTLKEDPVLQVPTHVEEPAFLPDPNDGSLYTLGGKNNEGLTKLPFTIPELVQASPCRSSDGILYMGKKQDIWYVIDLLTGEKQQTLSSAFADSLCPSTSLLYLGRTEYTITMYDTKTRELRWNATYFDYAASLPEDDMDYKMSHFVSNGDGLVVTVDSESGDVLWIQNYASPVVAFYVWQREGLRKVVHINVAVETLRYLTFMSGEVGRITKWKYPFPKETEAKSKLTPTLYVGKYSTSLYASPSMVHEGVAVVPRGSTLPLLEGPQTDGVTIGDKGECVITPSTDLKFDPGLKGKNKLNYLRNYWLLIGHHETPLSASTKMLERFPNNLPKHRENVIPADSEKRSFEEVINLVGQTSENTPTTMSQDVEEKLAHAPAKPEAPVDSMLKDMATIILSTFLLVGWVAFIITYPLSIHQQRQLQHQQFQKELEKIQLLQQQQLPFHSPGDLTQDPDFLDSSGLCSESSGTSSPSPSPRASNHSSSSASKAGTSPSLEQDDEDEETRMVIVGKISFCPKDVLGHGAEGTIVYKGMFDNRDVAVKRILPECFSFADREVQLLRESDEHPNVIRYFCTEKDRQFQYIAIELCAATLQEYVEQKDFAHLGLEPITLLQQTASGLAHLHSLNIVHRDLKPHNILLSMPNAHGRIKAMISDFGLCKKLAVGRHSFSRRSGVPGTEGWIAPEMLSEDCKENPTYTVDIFSAGCVFYYVITEGNHPFGKSLQRQANILLGACSLDCFHSDKHEDVIARELIEKMIAMDPQQRPSAKHVLKHPFFWSLEKQLQFFQDVSDRIEKESLDGPIVRQLERGGRAVVKMDWRENITVPLQTDLRKFRTYKGGSVRDLLRAMRNKKHHYRELPVEVQETLGSIPDDFVRYFTSRFPHLLSHTYQAMELCRHERLFQTYYLQEPTEPQPPVTPDAL; encoded by the exons aaacttcccTTTACCATCCCAGAATTGGTTCAGGCCTCCCCATGCCGAAGTTCAGATGGAATTCTCTACATGG GTAAGAAGCAGGACATTTGGTATGTTATCGACCTACTGACTGGCGAGAAGCAGCAAACTTTGTCATCAGCATTTGCAGATAGTCTCTGTCCATCAACTTCCCTTCTGTATCTTGGACGGACAG AATACACCATCACCATGTATGACACCAAGACCCGAGAGCTCCGCTGGAATGCCACCTACTTTGACTACGCAGCCTCACTGCCTGAGGATGACATGGACTACA AGATGTCCCACTTTGTGTCCAATGGCGATGGGCTGGTGGTAACTGTGGACAGTGAATCTGGGGATGTCTTGTGGATCCAAAACTATGCCTCTCCTGTGGTGGCCTTCTACGTCTGGCAGCGGGAGGGCCTGAGAAAGGTGGTGCACATCAACGTTGCTGTGGAGACTCTACGCTACTTGACCTTCATGTCCGGGGAAGTGGGGCGAATCACTAAGTGGAAGTATCCATTCcccaaggagacagaggccaagAGCAAACTGAC GCCTACCCTGTACGTTGGGAAGTACTCCACCAGCCTCTATGCCTCTCCCTCAATGGTGCACGAGGGGGTTGCTGTTGTG cccagaGGCAGCACTCTTCCTTTGCTGGAAGGTCCCCAGACAGATGGCGTCACCATTGGAGACAAAGGAGAGTGTGTGATCACTCCCAGCACAGACCTCAAGTTTGACCCTGGACTCAAAGGGAAGAACAAGCTGAACTACTTAAGGAATTACTGGCTTCTCATAG GACACCATGAAACTCCTCTGTCTGCATCTACCAAGATGCTGGAGAGATTTCCCAACAACCTGCCCAAACATCGAGAAAATGTGATTCCTGCTGATTCAGAAAAAAGGAGCTTTGAGGAA GTTATCAACCTAGTTGGCCAGACTTCAGAAAATACACCGACCACCATGTCTCAGGATGTAGAAGAGAAGCTGGCCCATGCCCCCGCCAAGCCTGAGGCCCCCGTGGACTCCATGCTCAAGGACATGGCTACTATCATCCTGAGCACCTTCCTGCTGGTTGGATGGGTGGCGTTCATCATCACTTACCCCCTG AGCATACACCAGCAGCGCCAGCTCCAGCACCAGCAGTTCCAGAAGGAACTGGAGAAAATTCAGCTCCTTCAGCAACAGCAACTGCCCTTCCACTCACCCGGAGACCTTACCCAGGACCCTGACTTCCTGGATTCATCTGGCCTCTGCTCAGAGAGCTCAGGCACCAGCAGCCCCAGCCCATCCCCCAGAGCCTCCAACCACTCCAGCAGCTCTGCCTCCAAGGCTGGCACCAGCCCCTCCCTGGAGCAGGATGATGAGG ATGAGGAAACAAGAATGGTGATTGTTGGGAAAATTTCATTCTGCCCCAAAGATGTCCTGGGCCATGGAGCTGAGGGCACAATTGTATACAA AGGCATGTTTGACAACCGTGACGTGGCTGTGAAGAGGATCCTCCCTGAGTGCTTCAGCTTTGCAGACCGTGAGGTCCAGTTGCTTCGAGAATCAGATGAGCACCCAAATGTGATCCGTTACTTTTGCACAGAGAAGGACCGGCAGTTCCAGTACATTGCCATTGAGCTGTGTGCAGCCACCCTGCAAGAG TATGTGGAGCAGAAGGACTTTGCCCACCTTGGCCTAGAGCCCATCACCTTGCTTCAGCAGACTGCTTCAGGCCTGGCACACCTGCATTCTCTCAATATTG TTCACAGGGACCTGAAGCCCCACAACATTCTCCTCTCCATGCCCAACGCACACGGCAGGATCAAGGCCATGATCTCTGATTTTGGCCTCTGCAAGAAGCTGGCAGTGGGCAGGCACAGTTTCAGCCGCCGTTCGGGGGTACCTGGCACTGAAGGCTGGATTGCCCCAGAGATGCTGAGTGAAGACTGCAAGGAGAACCCT ACCTACACAGTGGACATCTTCTCTGCAGGCTGTGTCTTTTACTATGTCATCACTGAGGGCAACCATCCTTTTGGCAAGTCCTTGCAGCGGCAGGCCAACATCCTCCTGGGCGCCTGCAGCCTTGACTGCTTCCACTCAGACAAGCACG agGACGTCATTGCTCGTGAATTGATAGAGAAAATGATTGCAATGGATCCCCAGCAGCGGCCCTCTGCAAAGCACGTGCTCAAACACCCGTTCTTCTGGAGCCTGGAAAAGCAGCTCCAGTTCTTCCAG GATGTGAGTGACCGCATAGAAAAGGAGTCCTTGGACGGCCCAATAGTAAGGCAGTtggagagaggtgggagagctGTAGTGAAGATGGACTGGCGGGAGAACATCACTGTCCCCCTGCAAACAG ATCTGCGCAAATTCAGAACCTATAAAGGTGGCTCTGTCAGAGATCTCCTCCGAGCCATGAGAAATAAG AAACACCACTACCGAGAGCTCCCTGTGGAGGTTCAGGAGACACTGGGTTCCATCCCTGATGACTTTGTACGCTACTTCACTTCACggttcccccacctcctctcacACACCTACCAAGCCATGGAGCTGTGCAGACATGAGAGACTCTTCCAGACCTACTACTTGCAGGAGCCCACAGAACCCCAGCCTCCAGTGACTCCAGATGCCCTCTGA